One part of the Solea solea chromosome 1, fSolSol10.1, whole genome shotgun sequence genome encodes these proteins:
- the LOC131464756 gene encoding E3 ubiquitin-protein ligase RNF135-like, protein MVNCRSVSEMAQQGVQLRLENFSCAICMELLKNPVTIPCGHSFCLNCIKTFWDGRTISSCPQCRKTFRPRPDLTKNFMLADLVEELKKPAVHAAPAGVNDVVCDVCGKLKALRSCVVCLASYCEKHLQPHYHSPAFKKHKLMEPSKHLQKNICSRHVNMMKMFCRSDLQHVCYLCSVENSASEPKTRAQFLTYSQEITLDPNTANDEMLLSEGNRKVTATWKKQCYPRHKDRFTDWWQVLSKESLTGHCYWEVEWRGGGVRVAVTYKSISRSGDSHKCKFGYNDKSWALYCYQNSCDFYHNSIRTKVSDVEFSRVGVYLDHIAGLLSFYRVSDTMSLLHRVQTTFTQPLYAGVGLYFSFPGDTFDFCKLK, encoded by the coding sequence ATGGTTAACTGCAGATCTGTTTCTGAAATGGCGCAGCAAGGTGTTCAGCTGCGTTTGGAAAACTTCTCTTGTGCGATCTGCATGGAGCTTCTGAAGAATCCTGTGACGATTCCCTGTGGACACAGTTTCTGTCTGAACTGTATCAAGACCTTCTGGGACGGGAGGACGATCTCCAGCTGTCCTCAGTGCAGAAAGACCTTCAGACCGAGACCAGACCTGACCAAGAACTTTATGTTAGCAGAtttagtggaggagctgaagaagccTGCGGTCCACGCTGCTCCTGCTGGAGTGAACGATGTGGTCTGTGACGTGTGTGGGAAACTCAAAGCTCTCAGGTCTTGTGTGGTTTGTTTGGCGTCTTATTGTGAAAAGCATCTCCAGCCTCATTATCACTCGCCTGCAtttaagaaacacaagctgATGGAGCCGTCCAAGCACCTGCAGAAGAACATCTGCTCTCGTCACGTGAATATGATGAAGATGTTCTGCCGTTCAGACCTGCAGCACGTCTGTTATCTGTGCTCGGTGGAGAACTCTGCCTCAGAACCAAAGACCAGAGCCCAGTTCCTCACGTACTCACAGGAAATCACGCTTGATCCAAACACAGCCAACGACGAGATGTTGTTGTCTGAGGGAAACCGAAAAGTCACAGCGACATGGAAGAAGCAGTGTTACCCTCGTCACAAGGACAGGTTCACGGACTGGTGGCAGGTCCTGAGCAAAGAGAGTCTGACTGGAcactgttactgggaggtggagtggagagggggaggagtccgCGTCGCTGTGACGTACAAGAGCATCAGCAGATCAGGAGACTCACACAAATGTAAATTTGGATACAATGACAAGTCGTGGGCTTTGTATTGTTACCAGAACAGCTGTGACTTTTATCACAACTCCATCAGGACTAAAGTCTCAGACGTCGAGTTCTCCAGAGTGGGCGTTTACTTAGACCACATCGCAGgtcttctgtccttctacagagtCTCTGACACCATGAGTCTGCttcacagagtccagaccacgtTCACTCAGCCTCTCTACGCTGGAGTTggactttatttctctttccCTGGAGACACGTTTGACTTTTGTAAACTCAAGTAG